One Pseudomonas rhizophila DNA window includes the following coding sequences:
- a CDS encoding SLC13 family permease, which yields MMSLYVVAAIVLAVALGYTTKINIGLFAIAFAYLLGCFGMGLSPSEIIAMWPLKIFFIIFSVCLFYSFAIVNGTLEKLAEHLLYLCRNVPHLLPYAVFLTACLIAGLGAGYYTVLAFMAPLTLLLCQRTGMSLILGGMAVNYGALGGANFVSSQSGIIFRGLMTGLGVPESEAFINGLAIFASTMVIPLVVITAFVFFAGHGRALKNAAVAIETPSPLNREQKITLWLTLLMMLIVLAGPIAHILFPGNATVTFVNSKVDIGLIASVFSVIALMLKLGDERKAIASLPWGTLIMICGVGMLISVAIKAGAIDALASWIGGNIPPVLVALVFGVVAALMSIFASTLGVVTPALFPMVPPLAAAMSIDPMVLFISIVVGAQATSISPFSSGGSLILSSCADEQSRTRLFPQLLLRAAPIGFVAAMLFNLALTFI from the coding sequence ATGATGAGCCTGTACGTCGTCGCCGCGATCGTTCTTGCTGTCGCGCTGGGATACACCACCAAAATCAACATCGGCCTGTTCGCCATCGCCTTTGCCTATCTACTGGGCTGTTTCGGCATGGGCTTGAGTCCTTCCGAAATCATCGCCATGTGGCCGCTGAAGATTTTCTTCATCATCTTCTCGGTCTGCCTGTTCTACAGCTTCGCCATCGTCAACGGCACGCTGGAGAAACTGGCCGAACACTTGCTCTATCTCTGTCGTAACGTGCCGCACCTGCTGCCTTATGCGGTGTTCCTGACCGCTTGCCTGATTGCCGGGCTCGGCGCGGGTTACTACACGGTGCTCGCTTTCATGGCCCCGCTGACGCTGCTGCTGTGCCAGCGCACGGGCATGAGCCTGATACTCGGTGGCATGGCGGTGAACTACGGGGCCCTGGGCGGTGCCAACTTCGTGTCCAGCCAGAGCGGTATCATTTTCCGAGGCCTGATGACCGGCCTGGGTGTTCCTGAAAGTGAAGCCTTCATCAATGGCCTGGCGATCTTTGCCAGCACCATGGTCATTCCGCTGGTGGTCATCACCGCGTTCGTATTCTTCGCCGGCCACGGCCGTGCGCTGAAGAATGCGGCGGTCGCGATCGAGACGCCGAGCCCGCTCAACCGTGAGCAGAAAATCACCTTGTGGCTGACCTTGCTGATGATGCTTATCGTGTTGGCCGGTCCCATCGCGCACATCCTGTTCCCAGGCAATGCGACGGTGACGTTCGTCAACTCGAAGGTGGACATCGGCCTGATCGCCAGCGTGTTCTCGGTGATTGCGCTGATGCTCAAGCTGGGCGACGAGCGCAAAGCCATCGCCTCGCTGCCTTGGGGCACACTGATCATGATTTGTGGTGTGGGCATGCTGATTTCGGTGGCGATCAAGGCCGGCGCTATCGACGCTTTGGCATCGTGGATTGGCGGCAATATCCCACCGGTGCTGGTAGCCCTGGTGTTCGGTGTCGTCGCTGCGCTGATGTCGATTTTCGCCAGCACCTTGGGAGTGGTTACACCCGCGCTGTTCCCCATGGTGCCGCCGCTGGCCGCCGCCATGTCGATCGACCCCATGGTGCTGTTCATCAGCATCGTGGTTGGCGCCCAAGCCACCTCTATCTCGCCGTTCTCCTCCGGCGGCAGCCTGATCCTGAGCTCCTGCGCCGATGAGCAGAGCCGAACCCGGCTGTTTCCCCAATTGCTGCTGCGTGCCGCGCCCATCGGCTTCGTCGCGGCCATGCTGTTTAACCTTGCGCTGACTTTTATCTGA
- the glcC gene encoding transcriptional regulator GlcC, with the protein MLEETSAVRRQVSDVVAERIERLIVDGVLKVGQALPSERRLCEKLGISRSALREGLKVLRGRGIIETAQGRDSRVATLNGNRDASPLMHLFNSQPRTLFDLLEVRALLEAESARLAALRGTDADFVLLTRRYEEMLAAHSQPVPAEPREHARLDHAFHLAICEASHNPVLLHTLQSLTDLMLSTVFASVNNLYHRPMQKRQIDRQHTRLYHAVIERLPEQAQRAAREHIHSIRDNLKEIEQEEQRLVRATMRLEGWG; encoded by the coding sequence ATGCTCGAAGAAACTTCCGCCGTTCGCCGCCAGGTCAGTGATGTGGTCGCCGAGCGGATCGAACGATTGATCGTCGATGGCGTGCTCAAGGTGGGCCAGGCACTGCCCTCGGAGCGCCGCCTGTGCGAAAAACTGGGAATATCCCGCTCGGCCCTGCGTGAAGGGCTGAAAGTGCTACGCGGGCGCGGCATTATCGAGACCGCCCAAGGCCGTGACTCACGGGTGGCCACGCTGAACGGGAACCGCGATGCCAGCCCACTGATGCACCTGTTCAATTCGCAGCCGCGCACCCTGTTTGATCTTCTGGAAGTGCGCGCACTGCTGGAAGCCGAATCAGCACGCCTGGCCGCCTTGCGCGGCACCGATGCAGACTTTGTCCTGCTCACCCGGCGCTACGAAGAAATGCTCGCCGCCCACAGCCAACCCGTACCTGCCGAGCCGCGCGAACATGCCCGCCTCGACCACGCCTTCCACCTGGCGATCTGCGAGGCCTCGCACAACCCGGTGTTGCTGCACACCCTGCAGTCGTTGACCGATTTGATGCTCAGTACGGTGTTCGCCTCGGTCAACAACCTCTACCATCGCCCGATGCAAAAACGCCAGATCGACCGCCAGCACACCCGGCTCTATCACGCCGTCATCGAGCGCCTGCCAGAACAAGCTCAGCGCGCTGCGCGCGAACACATCCACAGCATCCGCGACAACCTCAAGGAAATCGAACAGGAAGAGCAACGCCTGGTACGTGCAACCATGCGGCTTGAGGGTTGGGGGTAG
- a CDS encoding DUF2986 domain-containing protein: MNRRKKINQLLKAHAKKASAKLAPPKKSKYISKADRLKLAAEPAPESVITPES, encoded by the coding sequence ATGAATCGTCGTAAAAAAATAAATCAGTTACTGAAAGCTCACGCAAAAAAGGCGAGTGCCAAACTGGCCCCGCCGAAAAAATCCAAATACATCAGCAAGGCTGACCGATTGAAGCTGGCTGCCGAGCCCGCTCCAGAGTCAGTCATAACCCCTGAGAGCTGA